Genomic segment of Pararhodobacter zhoushanensis:
CCCGCCCAGTTCAGCGCCCGCTCGCGCATGGTCAGCACCGCTGCCAGCGTGGCCGACGAGGCCGAATCCTGAATGACCCCGTGAAACCCCTGGGGCAGCCCCAGGCCCTGCCGCAACCAGTCCAGCATCAGGGTTTCAACCTCGGTCCCGGCGGGCGAGGTCTGCCAGAGCATGCATTGCTGTGCGACAATCGAGGCGACGAAATCGGCCAGCATCGACGGCGGCGTGGCGTTGGAGGGGAAATAGGCGAAAAAGCGCGGGTGCTGCCAATGGGTCAGGCCGGGGACGATCTTCTCATCAAGCTCGGCCAGTATGCCGTCCAGCCCCTCGCCCTGCTCGGGCGGGGATTGGGGAAACGTGCCGCCACCGCGCCGGGGGTCAGCGGCGCGCGCACCGGGCGCTCGGCCAGACCGCGGTGATACTTGGCCCCCCAGTGCGCAATCTCGGCCCCCAGCCGGGTGAATTCGTCCCAATCGAGCCGTGGCTTCTGATCGCTCATCCGTCGGTTCCTCCTGTCCCCGTGTTGCCGGGACACAACCACAAAATACTGAACAAAGCAATCATTCAGACAGGGAGATCTGCACCGGCAATCCCAGCGCCATGAGCCGTGCAAGCGGCGCAGGCGTCAACAGCGAAACGCGCGCATCGGGGGCTGGTGCGGGGGTGTACCCGTCGAAAGACCAGCGCCACCAACCGGACCCGGCGCGCAACACCGGCACCCCTTCGTGCAGGACCATCGCGCCTTTGGGCACAGTCTCGCTTGCCACCGCGACCAGACGCCGCGCGCGCCCGTGCCGCCGCGCGACATCCAGCCGCGCGTCGATCTCATCTGCCCGGCGCTCGCCATACTCAGCCTCCCACAGCGCCCGAAAACGCAGCCAATCGGCATGGCGACACTCGGCACAGGGCCGGTGCCCCGCCGCATAGGCCGTAGCCTCGTCAAAGAAAAACAACTCGGTATACCGCCCCGGCTGCACCAGAGTCCGCCTGCGCCCTTTGAAGTCGGTCACGCAGGTGATCCAGCGCCTGACCTGATGCGCGCGCCGGATCTTGCCGCCCGCGTCATGCAGACAGCCCCGGTTGCCGAACCACAGCCCCCGCTGGGGCACGGCATGAATCTGGCCCAATGGATCGACGCGGTTCTGATACGGCATCTTTCACGCCCTCGTGAAACCAGCGACGGGCTCTTGCGAAGCGCGCGAAAAAGGCGCTGGGTTTCTGACTGTTCGACTCAACCGGTGTCCCCCATGATGACGCAACTGCTGCGTCTTGTCCCGCTGGCTCTGCTGGTGCTGCTGATGGCAGCGCCCGGACGCTTCGCGCCGGGGTCCGAGGCACAGGCGCTGATCGCACCGCTGACGGCAATCACGGTTGCCGATGCGTCCGACAAACACCCGACACCCTCAACCCCCACGCCGCCCGCGCTTGCGCCGGCCGCGATAACCGCGCCGATCCCGGCCCCTGGCGCACGCCCGAGCCTGCCGCCGCACCCCGCAGAACCCGTTCTCGACATCCCCTACGCGCGCGCCTTTGCCCGTGCGCCACCGCTGCCTGTCCTTCGCCAGACCCCCACTCATTCTCTTGCGAGGACAGCATGTTCAAATACCCCGGACTCACCATCTTCCTGGCGTGTATCGCGCTTTTCATGATCTACGCCGTCACGTCCCTGATCATTCACCCGGCGTGAACCACCCCGCGACGGTGCGCTGAAGCGCACCCTACCGGCACCTCGGGCGTGGCGTTGCAACCGGTGTAGGGTGCGCTTCAGCGCACCCTCGCTCACACCATCCCGGCGATCCGGTCGCGCAGCACCGCAACCCCCGTCTCAACCTCTGGACGCACCACGCCCGCGCGCGGGGCGTCCAGCAGCGTCTCGAACCACGCCCGTGGCGGGTTGCGCCCGGCTGCGCGGCGCGGCCAGACCAGCGCGTCCATCAGCGCCACGGCGTCCGGCGGCAGGCGATCCGGCACGTCGAACCCGTTGAGCGTGGCCCAGACCCCGGTCCAGCAGCGCGCCACCGACCACGGGTTATAACCCCCGCCCCCGGTCACGATCAGCCGGTCCGTCATTCCCTGGACCGCCTTCACCACCGCCAGATGCGCGCCATTTGACAGCGCCAGCCGAGACAGCGGATCTTCCAGCACGGCATCCGCGCCGCATTGCAGCACGATGGCCTCGGGCCGGAACGCTTCAAGCGCTGGCAGGATCAGCCGGTCGCGCACATGCGCCATCTCGCTGTCATTGAACCCACGTGGCACCGGCAGGTTCAGCGCATTGCCGCCGCCGTCATCCTCAAGCGCGCCGGTGAACGGCCAGCGCCCGGCCTCGTGCACCGAGATCAGCAGCATGTCGCGATCCCCGCCCAGTCCGGCCTGCACCCCGTCGCAATGATGCGCGTCGATATCGACATAGGCCAGCCGCCGCAGCCCCAGCCGCCGCAGGTGAAGCAGCGCCAGCACCACGTCATTGAGGTAGCAAAACCCGTTCGCCCGCGCAGCCATCGCATGATGCGTCCCGGCGCCCGGCACATGCACCACACCGCCGCCCCGCACCATCTCGGCCGCCAGCATCGCGCCACCCGCGCTGGTCGCCGGGCGGCGGTACATCAGCGCATGCACGGGGTTCGACAGCGTGCCCAGCCCGTAAGTCACGCGCGTCGGCTCATCCACCACGCCCTCGGCCTCGGCCCTCAGCAGCGCCTGCACATAGTCCGGCGTGTGAAACCCCATCAGCGCCGCTGGGCGCGCGCGCGGGCTGTTGACATAGACCGACCCCGG
This window contains:
- a CDS encoding arginase family protein, with product MTAPRFIGSEIYRAAPFGGHHPLAIPRVSTVMDLARVVGWLPGSVYVNSPRARPAALMGFHTPDYVQALLRAEAEGVVDEPTRVTYGLGTLSNPVHALMYRRPATSAGGAMLAAEMVRGGGVVHVPGAGTHHAMAARANGFCYLNDVVLALLHLRRLGLRRLAYVDIDAHHCDGVQAGLGGDRDMLLISVHEAGRWPFTGALEDDGGGNALNLPVPRGFNDSEMAHVRDRLILPALEAFRPEAIVLQCGADAVLEDPLSRLALSNGAHLAVVKAVQGMTDRLIVTGGGGYNPWSVARCWTGVWATLNGFDVPDRLPPDAVALMDALVWPRRAAGRNPPRAWFETLLDAPRAGVVRPEVETGVAVLRDRIAGMV